The following are encoded together in the Bradyrhizobium sp. CCGUVB1N3 genome:
- a CDS encoding DNA-3-methyladenine glycosylase produces MTIHLETQSDLEEAIQALVKRDTRLRPVLEIAGMPSLRRREPGFVGLAHIVCGQQLSTASAGAIWGRLSAAFDPFDHDAVRRARADRLGRLGLSAAKIKTLKHLARELAAERLNLDVLAEEDADAAHHTLIALPGIGPWTADVYLLFCLGHGDAWPAGDLAVQEGIRIGLGLKTRPTEKQMAPLAEPWRPLRGAAAHLWWSYYRAVKKREGVIAGEGQANAVLNNVAVAKRSRVKEKMPARKKPGPTP; encoded by the coding sequence AGCGTGATACTCGGCTGAGGCCGGTGCTGGAGATCGCGGGCATGCCCAGCCTGCGGCGGCGCGAGCCGGGTTTTGTGGGGCTCGCGCACATCGTCTGCGGCCAGCAGCTCTCGACTGCGAGCGCCGGCGCAATCTGGGGGCGGCTCTCCGCCGCCTTCGATCCGTTCGACCATGACGCCGTGCGCCGCGCGCGCGCCGACCGGCTCGGACGGCTCGGCCTGTCCGCCGCCAAGATCAAGACGCTGAAACATCTCGCGCGCGAGCTCGCGGCCGAACGGCTGAACCTCGACGTGCTCGCCGAGGAGGACGCCGACGCCGCGCATCATACGCTGATCGCGCTGCCCGGCATCGGACCGTGGACCGCCGACGTCTATTTGTTGTTCTGTCTCGGCCATGGCGATGCTTGGCCGGCCGGCGATCTCGCCGTGCAGGAGGGCATCCGCATTGGGCTGGGTTTGAAGACGCGCCCCACCGAAAAGCAGATGGCCCCGCTCGCCGAGCCCTGGCGTCCCCTGCGCGGCGCGGCTGCTCACCTGTGGTGGAGCTATTATCGCGCGGTCAAGAAACGCGAAGGCGTCATCGCCGGCGAGGGGCAGGCGAACGCCGTTTTAAACAATGTTGCTGTTGCAAAGCGCTCGCGGGTGAAAGAGAAGATGCCGGCACGGAAAAAGCCGGGACCTACACCATGA